A single region of the Pan troglodytes isolate AG18354 chromosome 22, NHGRI_mPanTro3-v2.0_pri, whole genome shotgun sequence genome encodes:
- the LOC745824 gene encoding keratin-associated protein 8-1, with amino-acid sequence MLCDNFPGAVFPGCYWGSYGYPLGYSVGCGYGSTYSPVGYGFGYGYNGCGAFGYRRYSPFALY; translated from the coding sequence ATGCTCTGCGACAACTTCCCCGGGGCTGTCTTCCCAGGATGCTACTGGGGCAGCTATGGCTACCCGCTGGGATATAGCGTTGGCTGTGGCTATGGCAGCACCTACTCTCCAGTGGGCTATGGCTTCGGCTATGGCTACAACGGCTGTGGGGCTTTCGGCTACAGGAGATACTCGCCATTTGCTCTCTACTGA